The following coding sequences lie in one Chloroflexaceae bacterium genomic window:
- a CDS encoding VIT1/CCC1 family protein has protein sequence MSDQSQQVRRYRTNWQDEIESAALYWALAEVERQPNLAEVYRRLAAVESEHARFWEEQLQAAGAPVPARRLGWRTRALIWLARRFGPAFVLPTIGDLERMDSRNYAAQPESRTTLLPAQERSHARVLQSIIGGAPGGLEGGVIAQLEGRHRAGSGNALRAAVLGASDGLLSNFSLVMGVAGADTSGRSVLIAGLAGLLAGAFSMALGEWISVQSSRELYERQIAIERAELEQHPDEERVELALIYQAKGLPEDQAQALAARLIADRPAALDTLAREELGVDPSELGGSAWEAAISSFLLFALGAIVPVAPFFFIGGPEAAAASVALSALGLFGIGAAITLLTGRSVWYSGARQVLVGLLAAGITFGIGRLIGVSIGG, from the coding sequence ATGAGCGATCAATCGCAACAGGTCCGGCGCTATCGAACGAACTGGCAGGATGAGATCGAGAGCGCCGCGCTCTACTGGGCGCTCGCCGAGGTCGAACGCCAGCCGAATCTTGCCGAGGTCTATCGCAGGCTCGCTGCCGTGGAGTCTGAGCATGCCCGGTTCTGGGAGGAGCAACTTCAGGCGGCCGGCGCGCCGGTACCGGCCAGGCGCCTCGGCTGGCGCACCAGGGCGCTGATCTGGCTTGCGCGCCGTTTTGGACCGGCCTTCGTATTGCCCACGATTGGCGACCTGGAACGGATGGACAGCCGCAACTACGCGGCCCAGCCGGAATCGCGCACGACGTTGCTCCCCGCGCAGGAGCGCAGTCATGCCCGCGTGTTGCAGAGCATCATCGGCGGCGCGCCGGGCGGGCTGGAGGGCGGCGTGATCGCGCAACTCGAGGGTCGGCACCGTGCCGGCAGCGGCAACGCCCTGCGCGCAGCCGTGCTCGGCGCGAGCGACGGCTTGCTCTCGAATTTTAGTCTGGTTATGGGCGTGGCCGGGGCCGACACCAGCGGGCGTAGTGTGCTGATAGCCGGGCTTGCTGGTCTGCTGGCCGGCGCATTCTCGATGGCGCTCGGCGAGTGGATTTCGGTGCAGAGCTCACGCGAGTTGTACGAGCGCCAGATCGCCATCGAGCGCGCTGAACTGGAGCAACACCCCGATGAGGAACGGGTGGAACTGGCGCTGATCTATCAGGCGAAAGGGCTGCCTGAGGATCAGGCGCAGGCTCTGGCCGCGCGCCTGATCGCCGACCGGCCCGCGGCGCTCGACACGCTGGCTCGCGAGGAGCTCGGCGTTGACCCGTCGGAGCTTGGAGGCTCGGCCTGGGAGGCGGCGATCTCGTCGTTTTTGCTCTTCGCCCTTGGCGCGATCGTTCCTGTCGCTCCCTTCTTCTTCATCGGCGGCCCCGAGGCGGCGGCGGCGAGCGTGGCCCTCAGCGCCCTGGGGTTGTTTGGCATCGGCGCCGCGATCACCCTCCTGACCGGTCGAAGCGTCTGGTATTCAGGTGCGCGGCAGGTGCTGGTAGGCCTGCTCGCAGCCGGGATCACCTTCGGCATTGGCCGGTTGATCGGTGTATCCATAGGTGGCTAG